The Benincasa hispida cultivar B227 chromosome 11, ASM972705v1, whole genome shotgun sequence genome has a segment encoding these proteins:
- the LOC120090085 gene encoding membrane magnesium transporter, with amino-acid sequence MGVGFVVGVFGVLILAHAAYSTIQYRSLLKIMQEEFSGPPFHVAIELILGLVLSMWAALTVPGKFHSINPEAEENRIVSLPANQDFMIFNHRGRLFPKQTDLKLKH; translated from the exons ATGGGAGTAGGCTTCGTGGTCGGTGTCTTCGGAGTTCTAATTCTGGCTCATGCTGCTTATTCCACCATCCAAT ATAGGAGCTTATTGAAGATCATGCAGGAAGAGTTTTCAGGCCCTCCGTTTCAT GTGGCAATCGAATTGATTCTAGGGTTAGTGTTGTCCATGTGGGCTGCACTCACCGTGCCAGGGAAGTTTCACTCGATCAATCCAGAAGCCGAGGAGAATAG GATAGTTTCTCTTCCTGCCAATCAAGATTTTATGATCTTCAACCACCGCGGCAGATTATTTCCCAAGCAAACAGATTTGAAGCTAAAACATTGA